From Oryzias melastigma strain HK-1 linkage group LG15, ASM292280v2, whole genome shotgun sequence, one genomic window encodes:
- the tarbp1 gene encoding probable methyltransferase TARBP1 isoform X1 — translation MMHSVLINAVLLSSPDYEVLLGSLLWPSETWPETERVEALAALIEGLGELLSRSDPQPVTDATRRSIMDQIESVIWTRCMPLLSKISAEPGEDARCRESTAAVCRLLRVCVARCSEDAWKRAAQFILPSLQPQDEVLPGGFSVEVASESLASLIPFLSTDDHLTDTILSAALASIRSLPDASVPRIIMRIISTLLRCCSGARSSSILRSILEHMCSWHSSENSAIVTERSLLCLTSLSDHLFQPHSSDTPDPRLYVQFWRIVQDGLTHTDSLTRKRALYLLKRGVALSEEHALEVPSSASEEDEMLFSWAADRLEVLRNFWEDYVLVMETLEENQIHVVRPVLNRIDTLIETTVNSCQGSGWGLFHPSWLLCVYHRMFHSENKSLTKEGVCHLVELHVLQHPAFASSFSQFIVGSFMDVLSESSLFHRSPVERVGECPELAVKLRVFMATFFTSLPQEERRGVLLQLIQQLSSKHWSAVPLLFVCESLSKLPLEPLLGTSGLAAIREVLRCTMITHQVLLRGAAQCFLLNSALSLTVVSEVTLDDVFSFLMCFRPDESLCRGTQLWNQVCAWLLKHEGSFKPRIIDGDLDAPSHKKETVKAHVQEALLAFLVVPACSGQNERLPDSREADKLARAVLLCVEMQRSQELISFLDSLLSPLLDTLSRVSTNMYQPLSKSDKSLQLLLRLCELVAINQDKEDDVQVAVKAMLFRLFDPILEFILRQLCGGLQELCDVERADLYLCVLRQLVVVCSSSSQHCSKMHQIAFPKLIKFGLTALQNQTQRVPTVADQVPVAVAMASLAAVCDLAARERTDMQSETISALKSLNDYFFNLTTSSQHQACFGCINHRLVKPQLTDSGSLEAQGILQQDWGLIAARFMRDQWICLNFLFKTFGIPASTADAHKAALLCGLEALTLLPSDLVLPVLSFIQMVLPHLVGGDEALCVQTVTCSWELVQGLNTNAHDFWPALRGFIHMAFQRRLLSLPKDQAPDLKAALKQIASELLELSQTKSGVYGVLTQHCCQTWLDTDGGFTSVFNYLDIVTEACVYGPLMRKDQRLIQDVHIYVEQLGGACAANIAVTNCLLFCSDNRDDQLPRICVLAFLSRLDSTNVLHQRLMEELVFELLKKDAEISKSKTRYHSNSLQHRVKNRVWQTLLMLLPKLKEEFVDTLLKPVFEAGFGSNHASVKYLIEWMMVLILVRCPQHIESLWVCFSKAHEHTKTSICTFLSVLVHLNVIVPHLKDKVVHLRKALDVILQSCLSHNFSVRLYALLALKRVWHLTENMVEEAEALRSLSSVVGVCLTQAEAMQSTGNASKNWIRIQEHFFFGCFHPTRDFSVETIFYTFPSLSELTDDEWIPLWKFEKFVKFAESPSLPLRNGTRDLEQVQPGDWIQQDCSEQGKEERWAEVQKKITPSRLGIQEQEPELQLIPPQRAARLGKQPGALLVVASLIDKPTNLGGLCRTCEIFGASALVLDSLRHVTDKHFQSLSVSSELWLPLLEVKPMELTEFLQMKKSEGYCIVGVEQTANSQSLQDYRFPEKTLLLLGNEREGIPANLLQMLDVCVEIPQQGVIRSLNVHVSAALLIWEYTRQRLTSDSTKVGNKRE, via the exons ATGATGCATTCGGTCCTAATTAACGCGGTTTTGCTGAGCTCTCCGGATTACGAAGTTTTGCTGGGATCTCTGCTGTGGCCCAGTGAGACGTGGCCGGAGACAGAGAGAGTGGAAGCGCTGGCAGCTCTTATTGAAGGACTCGGTGAACTTTTATCCCGCTCAGATCCACAGCCGGTCACAGACGCAACAAGGCGGAGCATTATGGATCAAATCGAGTCGGTCATTTGGACCAGGTGCATGCCTCTCCTTTCCAAAATCTCAGCAGAGCCGGGAGAAGATGCGCGCTGCAGGGAGAGCACAGCAGCTGTTTGCAGACTTTTGCGTGTTTGCGTTGCGCGGTGCAGCGAGGATGCGTGGAAGCGAGCGGCTCAGTTCATCCTCCCATCCCTGCAGCCACAAGATGAGGTCTTACCCGGGGGTTTCAGCGTGGAGGTGGCCTCTGAGAGCCTGGCATCCCTCATTCCTTTCCTATCAACTGATGATCATCTCACAGACACCATTCTGTCTGCTGCATTGGCCTCTATCAGATCCCTCCCTGACGCATCTGTCCCCAGAATCATTATGAGGATCATCTCAACTCTCCTGAGGTGCTGCAGCGGTGCACGCTCCAGCTCCATCCTCAGGTCCATCCTGGAGCACATGTGCAGCTGGCATTCCTCAGAGAACTCAGCAATAGTGACAGAGAGGTCACTGCTGTGTTTGACCTCCCTGTCAGACCACCTCTTCCAACCGCACAGCTCAGACACACCTGACCCTCGCTTGTATGTTCAGTTCTGGAGGATTGTTCAGGATGGACTGACTCACACAGACAGCCTGACCCGTAAGAGGGCTCTGTACCTTCTGAAGAGAGGTGTAGCCCTGTCAGAAGAGCACGCCTTAGAAGTTCCGTCCTCTGCATCAGAAGAAG ATGAGATGTTGTTCAGCTGGGCTGCTGATAGGCTGGAGGTGCTCAGAAACTTCTGGGAGGATTACGTTCTGGTAATGGAGACTCTGGAAGAGAACCAG ATTCACGTTGTCCGGCCAGTTTTAAACAGAATCGACACTCTGATTGAAACTACAGTAAACAGTTGCCAAG GCTCGGGCTGGGGCCTGTTCCACCCGTCCTGGCTGCTGTGTGTGTACCACCGCATGTTCCACAGTGAGAATAAATCCCTAACCAAAGAAGGAGTGTGTCATCTGGTGGAGCTGCACGTCCTGCAGCATCCTGCCTTTGCGTCATCTTTTTCTCAG TTCATCGTTGGTTCGTTTATGGACGTTCTCTCCGAATCGTCACTTTTCCACAG GTCACCTGTTGAAAGAGTCGGGGAGTGTCCGGAACTAGCGGTGAAACTCCGAGTCTTCATGGCCACCTTCTTCACCAGTTTGCCCCAGGAGGAGCGAC GTGGCGTACTGCTTCAGCTCATTCAGCAGCTGAGCTCTAAGCACTGGAGTGCAGTGCCACTCCTCTTCGTGTGTGAGTCGCTGTCTAAGCTTCCTCTGGAGCCTCTGCTGGGAACCAGCGGGCTCGCCGCGATCAG GGAGGTCCTGCGATGCACCATGATCACTCATCAGGTGCTACTGAGAGGAGCTGCTCAGTGTTTCCTGCTCAACAGTGCCCTCTCTCTTACAGTAGTG AGTGAAGTAACCCTGGATGATGTTTTCTCGTTCCTGATGTGTTTCCGACCGGATGAGTCTCTGTGCAGAGGAACACAGCTGTGGAATCAA GTGTGTGCCTGGCTGTTGAAACATGAGGGCAGTTTTAAACCAAGAATAATTGATGGAGATTTGGATGCTCCCTCCCATAAAAAGGAAACCGTAAAAGCTCATGTTCAAGAGGCGCTGCTGGCCTTTCTCGTGGTGCCTGCTTGTTCGG GTCAGAACGAAAGGCTGCCCGACTCCAGGGAGGCTGACAAGCTCGCCAGAGCCGTCCTGCTGTGCGTGGAAATGCAGAGGAGTCAAGAATTAATCAGCTTTCTGGACTCGCTGTTGTCTCCCCTGCTTGACACGCTGAGCAGAGTCAGCACCAATATGTACCAGCCTCTGAGCAAGAGCGACAAgagcctgcagctgctgctcaggTTGTGTGAGCTGGTAGCAATCAATCAGGATAAAG AGGATGATGTGCAGGTTGCTGTAAAGGCCAtgctttttaggctttttgacCCGATCCTGGAGTTTATCCTGCGGCAGCTGTGTGGGGGGCTGCAGGAG ctGTGTGACGTGGAGCGAGCAGATCTGTATCTCTGTGTCCTGAGGCAGCTGGTTGTTGTGTGTTCTTCTTCATCACAACACTGCAGCAAAATGCACCAAATAGCTTTCCCTAAACTCATCAAGTTTGGCCTCACAGCTCTACAGAATCAAACCCAGAGG gtTCCTACAGTGGCAGATCAGGTTCCTGTAGCTGTTGCTATGGCATCCCTGGCTGCTGTGTGTGATCTTGCAGCGCGGGAAAGAACTGACATGCAATCAGAAACCATCTCCGCTTTGAAATCTCTGAATGATTATTTCTTCAATTTGACCACATCTTCACAACATCAGGCTTGTTTTGGATGCATCAATCATCGCCTCGTGAAACCACAGCTCACAGATTCAGG TAGTCTTGAAGCACAGGGGATTCTGCAGCAGGACTGGGGACTCATTGCTGCCAGATTCATGCGAGACCAGTGGATTTGTCTGAACTTTCTTTTTAAGACTTTCGGGATTCCCGCGTCGACAGCCGACGCCCACAAAGCTGCTCTTCTCTGTGGGCTGGAGGCCCTGACCCTGCTCCCCAGTGACCTGGTGCTGCCTGTGCTTTCATTCATCCAGATGGTTTTGCCTCAC TTGGTGGGTGGCGACGAGGCACTCTGTGTGCAGACAGTGACTTGTAGCTGGGAGCTCGTGCAGGGGCTGAACACCAATGCTCACGACTTCTGGCCAGCTCTGAGAGGCTTCATCCACATGGCCTTTCAGCGCCGCCTGCTCAGCCTCCCCAAGGATCAGGCTCCAGACCTCAAGGCCGCTCTGAAGCAG ATCGCCTCTGAGTTATTGGAGCTGTCTCAGACAAAGAGCGGCGTGTATGGCGTGCTGACTCAGCACTGCTGTCAGACATGGCTGGACACTGACGGCGGCTTTACGAGTGTTTTCAACTACTTGGACATAGTCACTGAAGCTTGTGTTTATGGGCCTTTGATGAGGAAGGATCAACG ACTCATTCAGGACGTCCACATATATGTGGAGCAACTGGGAGGCGCATGTGCTGCTAATATTGCTGTTACAAA CTGCCTCTTGTTCTGCAGTGATAACAGGGATGATCAGCTACCCCGGATTTGTGTCCTGGCTTTCCTCAGCCGCCTGGATTCCACTAATGTGCTGCACCAAAGACTCATGGAGGAGCTCGTTTTTGAGTTACTGAAGAAG GACGCTGAAATATCAAAGTCTAAAACACGTTACCATAGTAACTCCCTGCAACACCGTGTAAAAAACAGAGTGTGGCAAACActgctgatgctgctgcctaagcTCAAAGAG GAGTTTGTTGACACACTGCTGAAGCCAGTGTTTGAAGCCGGATTCGGCAGCAATCACGCCTCAGTGAAATACCTGATCGAGTGGATGATGGTTCTGATCCTCGTCCGCTGCCCACAACACATTGAGAGTTTGTGGGTTTGCTTCAGCAAG GCTCATGAACACACCAAGACCAGCATCTGCACCTTCCTGTCAGTGCTGGTTCATCTCAATGTCATTGTTCCACATCTTAAGGATAAG GTTGTGCACCTCCGTAAGGCGTTGGATGTCATCCTGCAGTCGTGCCTGAGTCACAACTTCAGCGTCCGCCTATACGCCTTGCTGGCGCTGAAGAGGGTGTGGCatctgacagaaaacatggtGGAGGAGGCTGAAGCTTTGAGATCCTTGTCCTCTGTGGTTGGTGTTTGTCTGACCCAGGCAGAGGCCATGCAGAGCACTGG aaatgctaGCAAGAACTGGATTAGGATTCAGGAGCACTTCTTTTTCGGCTGCTTTCATCCTACCAGGGATTTCAGCGTTGAG ACTATTTTCTACACCTTTCCTAGTCTATCAGAGCTGACTGACGATGAGTGGATTCCACTGTGGAAGTTTGAGAAGTTTGTAAAGTTTGCGGAAAGTCCATCGCTTCCTTTGAGGAATGGCACTCGCGACTTGGAGCAGGTCCAGCCTGGAGACTGGATTCAGCAGGACTGCA GTGAACAGGGTAAGGAGGAGCGTTGGGCCGAGGTCCAGAAGAAGATCACCCCATCGAGGCTGGGAATTCAGGAGCAGGAACCCGAACTGCAGCTGATTCCACCCCAACGGGCTGCCCGACTGGGCAAACAGCCGGGGGCCCTGCTGGTCGTGGCGTCACTCATCGACAAGCCAACCAACTTGGGAG gtCTCTGCAGGACTTGTGAGATCTTTGGTGCCAGCGCTCTGGTCCTTGACAGCCTCCGCCACGTCACGGACAAACACTTCCAGTCACTGAGCGTCTCATCCGAGCTGTGGCTTCCTTTGTTGGAG GTGAAGCCCATGGAGCTGACAGAATTCTTGCAGATGAAGAAGAGTGAAGGCTACTGCATCGTTGGAGTGGAGCAGACGGCCAACAGTCAGAGCCTGCAGGACTACCGGTTCCCTGAAAAGACGCTGCTCCTCCTGGG GAATGAGCGTGAAGGTATCCCTGCTAATTTACTCCAGATGCTGGACGTGTGCGTGGAGATCCCCCAACAGGGCGTGATCCGGTCACTGAATGTGCACGTGAGCGCTGCCCTGTTGATTTGGGAGTACACTCGGCAGCGTCTGACCTCTGACTCGACGAAAGTCGGGAACAAACGCGAGTGA
- the tarbp1 gene encoding probable methyltransferase TARBP1 isoform X3 → MMHSVLINAVLLSSPDYEVLLGSLLWPSETWPETERVEALAALIEGLGELLSRSDPQPVTDATRRSIMDQIESVIWTRCMPLLSKISAEPGEDARCRESTAAVCRLLRVCVARCSEDAWKRAAQFILPSLQPQDEVLPGGFSVEVASESLASLIPFLSTDDHLTDTILSAALASIRSLPDASVPRIIMRIISTLLRCCSGARSSSILRSILEHMCSWHSSENSAIVTERSLLCLTSLSDHLFQPHSSDTPDPRLYVQFWRIVQDGLTHTDSLTRKRALYLLKRGVALSEEHALEVPSSASEEDEMLFSWAADRLEVLRNFWEDYVLVMETLEENQIHVVRPVLNRIDTLIETTVNSCQGSGWGLFHPSWLLCVYHRMFHSENKSLTKEGVCHLVELHVLQHPAFASSFSQFIVGSFMDVLSESSLFHRSPVERVGECPELAVKLRVFMATFFTSLPQEERRGVLLQLIQQLSSKHWSAVPLLFVCESLSKLPLEPLLGTSGLAAIREVLRCTMITHQVLLRGAAQCFLLNSALSLTVVSEVTLDDVFSFLMCFRPDESLCRGTQLWNQVCAWLLKHEGSFKPRIIDGDLDAPSHKKETVKAHVQEALLAFLVVPACSGQNERLPDSREADKLARAVLLCVEMQRSQELISFLDSLLSPLLDTLSRVSTNMYQPLSKSDKSLQLLLRLCELVAINQDKEDDVQVAVKAMLFRLFDPILEFILRQLCGGLQELCDVERADLYLCVLRQLVVVCSSSSQHCSKMHQIAFPKLIKFGLTALQNQTQRVPTVADQVPVAVAMASLAAVCDLAARERTDMQSETISALKSLNDYFFNLTTSSQHQACFGCINHRLVKPQLTDSGSLEAQGILQQDWGLIAARFMRDQWICLNFLFKTFGIPASTADAHKAALLCGLEALTLLPSDLVLPVLSFIQMVLPHLVGGDEALCVQTVTCSWELVQGLNTNAHDFWPALRGFIHMAFQRRLLSLPKDQAPDLKAALKQIASELLELSQTKSGVYGVLTQHCCQTWLDTDGGFTSVFNYLDIVTEACVYGPLMRKDQRLIQDVHIYVEQLGGACAANIAVTNDNRDDQLPRICVLAFLSRLDSTNVLHQRLMEELVFELLKKDAEISKSKTRYHSNSLQHRVKNRVWQTLLMLLPKLKEEFVDTLLKPVFEAGFGSNHASVKYLIEWMMVLILVRCPQHIESLWVCFSKAHEHTKTSICTFLSVLVHLNVIVPHLKDKVVHLRKALDVILQSCLSHNFSVRLYALLALKRVWHLTENMVEEAEALRSLSSVVGVCLTQAEAMQSTGNASKNWIRIQEHFFFGCFHPTRDFSVETIFYTFPSLSELTDDEWIPLWKFEKFVKFAESPSLPLRNGTRDLEQVQPGDWIQQDCSEQGKEERWAEVQKKITPSRLGIQEQEPELQLIPPQRAARLGKQPGALLVVASLIDKPTNLGGLCRTCEIFGASALVLDSLRHVTDKHFQSLSVSSELWLPLLEVKPMELTEFLQMKKSEGYCIVGVEQTANSQSLQDYRFPEKTLLLLGNEREGIPANLLQMLDVCVEIPQQGVIRSLNVHVSAALLIWEYTRQRLTSDSTKVGNKRE, encoded by the exons ATGATGCATTCGGTCCTAATTAACGCGGTTTTGCTGAGCTCTCCGGATTACGAAGTTTTGCTGGGATCTCTGCTGTGGCCCAGTGAGACGTGGCCGGAGACAGAGAGAGTGGAAGCGCTGGCAGCTCTTATTGAAGGACTCGGTGAACTTTTATCCCGCTCAGATCCACAGCCGGTCACAGACGCAACAAGGCGGAGCATTATGGATCAAATCGAGTCGGTCATTTGGACCAGGTGCATGCCTCTCCTTTCCAAAATCTCAGCAGAGCCGGGAGAAGATGCGCGCTGCAGGGAGAGCACAGCAGCTGTTTGCAGACTTTTGCGTGTTTGCGTTGCGCGGTGCAGCGAGGATGCGTGGAAGCGAGCGGCTCAGTTCATCCTCCCATCCCTGCAGCCACAAGATGAGGTCTTACCCGGGGGTTTCAGCGTGGAGGTGGCCTCTGAGAGCCTGGCATCCCTCATTCCTTTCCTATCAACTGATGATCATCTCACAGACACCATTCTGTCTGCTGCATTGGCCTCTATCAGATCCCTCCCTGACGCATCTGTCCCCAGAATCATTATGAGGATCATCTCAACTCTCCTGAGGTGCTGCAGCGGTGCACGCTCCAGCTCCATCCTCAGGTCCATCCTGGAGCACATGTGCAGCTGGCATTCCTCAGAGAACTCAGCAATAGTGACAGAGAGGTCACTGCTGTGTTTGACCTCCCTGTCAGACCACCTCTTCCAACCGCACAGCTCAGACACACCTGACCCTCGCTTGTATGTTCAGTTCTGGAGGATTGTTCAGGATGGACTGACTCACACAGACAGCCTGACCCGTAAGAGGGCTCTGTACCTTCTGAAGAGAGGTGTAGCCCTGTCAGAAGAGCACGCCTTAGAAGTTCCGTCCTCTGCATCAGAAGAAG ATGAGATGTTGTTCAGCTGGGCTGCTGATAGGCTGGAGGTGCTCAGAAACTTCTGGGAGGATTACGTTCTGGTAATGGAGACTCTGGAAGAGAACCAG ATTCACGTTGTCCGGCCAGTTTTAAACAGAATCGACACTCTGATTGAAACTACAGTAAACAGTTGCCAAG GCTCGGGCTGGGGCCTGTTCCACCCGTCCTGGCTGCTGTGTGTGTACCACCGCATGTTCCACAGTGAGAATAAATCCCTAACCAAAGAAGGAGTGTGTCATCTGGTGGAGCTGCACGTCCTGCAGCATCCTGCCTTTGCGTCATCTTTTTCTCAG TTCATCGTTGGTTCGTTTATGGACGTTCTCTCCGAATCGTCACTTTTCCACAG GTCACCTGTTGAAAGAGTCGGGGAGTGTCCGGAACTAGCGGTGAAACTCCGAGTCTTCATGGCCACCTTCTTCACCAGTTTGCCCCAGGAGGAGCGAC GTGGCGTACTGCTTCAGCTCATTCAGCAGCTGAGCTCTAAGCACTGGAGTGCAGTGCCACTCCTCTTCGTGTGTGAGTCGCTGTCTAAGCTTCCTCTGGAGCCTCTGCTGGGAACCAGCGGGCTCGCCGCGATCAG GGAGGTCCTGCGATGCACCATGATCACTCATCAGGTGCTACTGAGAGGAGCTGCTCAGTGTTTCCTGCTCAACAGTGCCCTCTCTCTTACAGTAGTG AGTGAAGTAACCCTGGATGATGTTTTCTCGTTCCTGATGTGTTTCCGACCGGATGAGTCTCTGTGCAGAGGAACACAGCTGTGGAATCAA GTGTGTGCCTGGCTGTTGAAACATGAGGGCAGTTTTAAACCAAGAATAATTGATGGAGATTTGGATGCTCCCTCCCATAAAAAGGAAACCGTAAAAGCTCATGTTCAAGAGGCGCTGCTGGCCTTTCTCGTGGTGCCTGCTTGTTCGG GTCAGAACGAAAGGCTGCCCGACTCCAGGGAGGCTGACAAGCTCGCCAGAGCCGTCCTGCTGTGCGTGGAAATGCAGAGGAGTCAAGAATTAATCAGCTTTCTGGACTCGCTGTTGTCTCCCCTGCTTGACACGCTGAGCAGAGTCAGCACCAATATGTACCAGCCTCTGAGCAAGAGCGACAAgagcctgcagctgctgctcaggTTGTGTGAGCTGGTAGCAATCAATCAGGATAAAG AGGATGATGTGCAGGTTGCTGTAAAGGCCAtgctttttaggctttttgacCCGATCCTGGAGTTTATCCTGCGGCAGCTGTGTGGGGGGCTGCAGGAG ctGTGTGACGTGGAGCGAGCAGATCTGTATCTCTGTGTCCTGAGGCAGCTGGTTGTTGTGTGTTCTTCTTCATCACAACACTGCAGCAAAATGCACCAAATAGCTTTCCCTAAACTCATCAAGTTTGGCCTCACAGCTCTACAGAATCAAACCCAGAGG gtTCCTACAGTGGCAGATCAGGTTCCTGTAGCTGTTGCTATGGCATCCCTGGCTGCTGTGTGTGATCTTGCAGCGCGGGAAAGAACTGACATGCAATCAGAAACCATCTCCGCTTTGAAATCTCTGAATGATTATTTCTTCAATTTGACCACATCTTCACAACATCAGGCTTGTTTTGGATGCATCAATCATCGCCTCGTGAAACCACAGCTCACAGATTCAGG TAGTCTTGAAGCACAGGGGATTCTGCAGCAGGACTGGGGACTCATTGCTGCCAGATTCATGCGAGACCAGTGGATTTGTCTGAACTTTCTTTTTAAGACTTTCGGGATTCCCGCGTCGACAGCCGACGCCCACAAAGCTGCTCTTCTCTGTGGGCTGGAGGCCCTGACCCTGCTCCCCAGTGACCTGGTGCTGCCTGTGCTTTCATTCATCCAGATGGTTTTGCCTCAC TTGGTGGGTGGCGACGAGGCACTCTGTGTGCAGACAGTGACTTGTAGCTGGGAGCTCGTGCAGGGGCTGAACACCAATGCTCACGACTTCTGGCCAGCTCTGAGAGGCTTCATCCACATGGCCTTTCAGCGCCGCCTGCTCAGCCTCCCCAAGGATCAGGCTCCAGACCTCAAGGCCGCTCTGAAGCAG ATCGCCTCTGAGTTATTGGAGCTGTCTCAGACAAAGAGCGGCGTGTATGGCGTGCTGACTCAGCACTGCTGTCAGACATGGCTGGACACTGACGGCGGCTTTACGAGTGTTTTCAACTACTTGGACATAGTCACTGAAGCTTGTGTTTATGGGCCTTTGATGAGGAAGGATCAACG ACTCATTCAGGACGTCCACATATATGTGGAGCAACTGGGAGGCGCATGTGCTGCTAATATTGCTGTTACAAA TGATAACAGGGATGATCAGCTACCCCGGATTTGTGTCCTGGCTTTCCTCAGCCGCCTGGATTCCACTAATGTGCTGCACCAAAGACTCATGGAGGAGCTCGTTTTTGAGTTACTGAAGAAG GACGCTGAAATATCAAAGTCTAAAACACGTTACCATAGTAACTCCCTGCAACACCGTGTAAAAAACAGAGTGTGGCAAACActgctgatgctgctgcctaagcTCAAAGAG GAGTTTGTTGACACACTGCTGAAGCCAGTGTTTGAAGCCGGATTCGGCAGCAATCACGCCTCAGTGAAATACCTGATCGAGTGGATGATGGTTCTGATCCTCGTCCGCTGCCCACAACACATTGAGAGTTTGTGGGTTTGCTTCAGCAAG GCTCATGAACACACCAAGACCAGCATCTGCACCTTCCTGTCAGTGCTGGTTCATCTCAATGTCATTGTTCCACATCTTAAGGATAAG GTTGTGCACCTCCGTAAGGCGTTGGATGTCATCCTGCAGTCGTGCCTGAGTCACAACTTCAGCGTCCGCCTATACGCCTTGCTGGCGCTGAAGAGGGTGTGGCatctgacagaaaacatggtGGAGGAGGCTGAAGCTTTGAGATCCTTGTCCTCTGTGGTTGGTGTTTGTCTGACCCAGGCAGAGGCCATGCAGAGCACTGG aaatgctaGCAAGAACTGGATTAGGATTCAGGAGCACTTCTTTTTCGGCTGCTTTCATCCTACCAGGGATTTCAGCGTTGAG ACTATTTTCTACACCTTTCCTAGTCTATCAGAGCTGACTGACGATGAGTGGATTCCACTGTGGAAGTTTGAGAAGTTTGTAAAGTTTGCGGAAAGTCCATCGCTTCCTTTGAGGAATGGCACTCGCGACTTGGAGCAGGTCCAGCCTGGAGACTGGATTCAGCAGGACTGCA GTGAACAGGGTAAGGAGGAGCGTTGGGCCGAGGTCCAGAAGAAGATCACCCCATCGAGGCTGGGAATTCAGGAGCAGGAACCCGAACTGCAGCTGATTCCACCCCAACGGGCTGCCCGACTGGGCAAACAGCCGGGGGCCCTGCTGGTCGTGGCGTCACTCATCGACAAGCCAACCAACTTGGGAG gtCTCTGCAGGACTTGTGAGATCTTTGGTGCCAGCGCTCTGGTCCTTGACAGCCTCCGCCACGTCACGGACAAACACTTCCAGTCACTGAGCGTCTCATCCGAGCTGTGGCTTCCTTTGTTGGAG GTGAAGCCCATGGAGCTGACAGAATTCTTGCAGATGAAGAAGAGTGAAGGCTACTGCATCGTTGGAGTGGAGCAGACGGCCAACAGTCAGAGCCTGCAGGACTACCGGTTCCCTGAAAAGACGCTGCTCCTCCTGGG GAATGAGCGTGAAGGTATCCCTGCTAATTTACTCCAGATGCTGGACGTGTGCGTGGAGATCCCCCAACAGGGCGTGATCCGGTCACTGAATGTGCACGTGAGCGCTGCCCTGTTGATTTGGGAGTACACTCGGCAGCGTCTGACCTCTGACTCGACGAAAGTCGGGAACAAACGCGAGTGA